The Acidobacteriota bacterium genome has a window encoding:
- a CDS encoding flagellar hook protein FlgE → MALTFSTALSGLRANSEALGVTGNNIANANTTAYKAKSLNFADVFHDSLNAKLNGAGLAVQIGGGVQSAGTTTNFTQGSLDESGSTLNAGIRGNGYFVVSSKNGDTAYTRAGDLTLDRDGHLVNSTGDLVQGYQANNGAIPPGAPLNSLQVPLGQFASPVVTSKASFHMNLSSTDAVNAEFHAPVEVYDSLGVAHTMDLIYTKTGDGAYTVKATLDGNAAQVSIDGGAAAATGNLTFDSNGQLTAPNTLAIVPDQTKLAGATLPSLDIALYQLNEDGTKGQSLLTNYNATSAVAATEQNGFASGTLAGLSFSPKGDGVLIAVYSNGQTRTVGQVAIATFNSQEGLSRLGDNLYGQTVASGAPSIGAAGTGGRGEIIGGVLEQSNVDIANEFTDLIVAQRGFQANSRVITTINQTLQDVIQII, encoded by the coding sequence ATGGCTCTTACCTTTTCGACCGCGTTGTCGGGCCTGCGGGCCAACTCGGAGGCGCTCGGCGTCACGGGCAATAACATCGCCAACGCCAACACCACGGCGTATAAGGCCAAATCGCTCAACTTCGCCGACGTCTTTCACGATTCGCTCAATGCCAAGCTGAATGGCGCGGGCCTCGCCGTGCAAATCGGCGGCGGCGTGCAATCGGCAGGCACGACCACCAATTTCACCCAGGGTTCGCTAGATGAATCCGGCTCGACGCTCAATGCCGGCATTCGCGGCAACGGCTATTTTGTGGTGTCCTCGAAAAACGGCGACACCGCTTACACGCGCGCGGGCGACTTGACGCTCGACCGCGACGGCCATCTGGTGAATTCGACCGGCGATCTGGTGCAAGGCTATCAGGCTAATAACGGCGCGATTCCGCCGGGCGCGCCGTTGAATTCGCTGCAAGTGCCGCTCGGCCAATTCGCCAGCCCGGTTGTCACCAGCAAAGCTTCGTTCCACATGAATCTCAGTTCGACCGATGCGGTGAATGCCGAATTCCACGCGCCCGTCGAGGTGTATGACTCGCTGGGCGTGGCGCACACGATGGATTTGATTTACACCAAAACCGGCGACGGCGCTTATACCGTCAAGGCCACGCTGGATGGCAACGCCGCACAAGTCAGCATTGACGGCGGCGCGGCGGCGGCGACCGGCAACCTGACCTTCGATTCCAATGGGCAATTGACGGCGCCGAATACGCTGGCCATCGTGCCCGATCAAACCAAACTCGCGGGCGCCACGCTGCCCAGCCTCGACATCGCGCTCTATCAACTCAACGAGGACGGCACGAAGGGGCAAAGTCTGTTGACCAATTACAACGCCACCTCGGCGGTGGCCGCGACCGAACAGAACGGCTTTGCGTCGGGCACGCTGGCGGGGCTTTCGTTTAGCCCCAAAGGCGACGGCGTGTTGATCGCGGTTTACAGCAACGGCCAGACGCGCACGGTCGGGCAAGTCGCGATTGCGACGTTCAATTCGCAGGAAGGCCTGAGCCGTTTGGGCGACAACCTGTATGGCCAAACGGTGGCGTCGGGCGCGCCTTCGATTGGCGCGGCGGGCACGGGCGGACGCGGCGAAATCATCGGCGGCGTGCTGGAACAGAGCAACGTAGACATCGCCAATGAGTTTACCGATTTGATCGTCGCCCAACGTGGTTTCCAGGCGAATTCACGCGTGATCACGACGATCAACCAAACCCTGCAAGACGTGATTCAGATTATTTAG
- a CDS encoding flagellar hook-length control protein FliK, translating into MSKLVFSSALTPALFADKPLADKTAPPDGSANNFAALLLEQMSEGTASWPAEGRKTSHNERAEAATNEPATPEPVATAASPEIEPALQATALQEAQSATPPATPLAAAATLPPAAPSDHTAPAAVERETAARHDAPPLATPPFVTTPSGPPADKSVEPAGLLLHAAPQAQQHAAPLTAPPVRKQWQLDRNLPRETTGAALARSPNWQPDAQRVETATLIASNEPATGMPDSAPAEPPALAATNLNNAQTTVALVQTLPPATPLHTPPLPVEAHLRSKAIPETIQPMPQPDGGFAETQDTPAAEPNHTAAQAPAEPLNTLPKQHDRLLAEKVTLAQPPQTRSTIDSQASLPTLSSFDVPPGKIPTPAPRTEAAEPQPTQLADDALSAADQKVDDAPSTAALLPISLPLPQMVVTSNVEQPSIKNSGNNAEVAPGIGQLAETGDAPAPQPIEAAHNASPTEQAQAPAFERNAESPLPSRESEAVLLKPLTSGGPARLATATDAPNDAPKPMHQAAQPNAGKAAVRPPEAFDKLATAPAQPPASASTNGANVGRQTPRANANVVFLSEKLPAPTAPHEEPPAAPPDQSVSFATVHAASEQLAVVVEPAVETNAPNVSATSRQPEVAPPDNPAPYPGFAAAGLPGQPVFTFGQPAQRATPLDQAAISPNPAIPAVRVAKLINASLPSAARDRQPVAEPVHETTAQSERPLIRSEQTPEQMPEQTNDASSVATTETLKTPLTASQAARTVLNTVLNDEASVVPPNTLPYAVLAKPQPEALLVETPPTAANLATPTAMLTTAASQVAVINNAFAAVTEQAAPTGLESLPELAVAPRVPLAPPASGMTETPVPVAPPAASVIAAAAQIAVAVEDQLPDVPAPQETTIPTVAPQTFAATTPNDVAAEPTPAWRVVKEEGERVQRLPFTTTLSARASSPGQRTFQLVLQLPTTAAPQTQRAFEHELSNPVAAAQRPTLQPVVAAPAALPVINSPDSPDTEPASSAETDADQPPIQPTSELLPEPLIDPAQSAQGINPLAQCEVASRPPRFGVELLRTTFSAIERHFAAALSQSPGAPDTAFTAAPPLISAPASAESAGPVFNQPAMNQPAMNQPATPRERLQPQSLLADLAALETGTPAVTARAVATHVFSTPVATESASSAPAATDEWLGERQIPDPPVSPFNPAGVGTLTPMLAAAAPSAAPAVAMQPANTSVPVYFSPPASASVWTTNIVAAPAPALRITAQPAAQNASAARWTAALKRVTEPASRPAPPNASAAEFPLRGVSPPLPIPNLEMLQPENSSGRNSASDVGAPVLPPPEASTEPAPTQPLERVAAPPPGLTGTTPLPGATGDLALPRVALEHARAVERHTLSQPSPEQAAQPVTTTAAFSSELAPALRHAGLNSSVTAAPEAARETIRENTEEPPRNVTGALAPSASERGTAVAQQVDMRDVNDGHVARQLAEPLINASAELAPNEPRTIRLKLRPRELGQVEIELRCDTAGRFSARLTVEREQTTQVLRSELAQLRATLEQAGLQVGQLDINTSPDQPGQGWHAGGQDSQHAPTPPARIPEAESFDFEPVPNGGATSAADRLINLLA; encoded by the coding sequence AGCCCGGAAATTGAGCCTGCGTTACAAGCAACAGCATTACAGGAAGCACAATCGGCAACACCACCGGCAACACCACTGGCAGCGGCTGCAACATTGCCGCCCGCCGCCCCTTCCGATCACACCGCGCCAGCAGCGGTCGAGCGCGAAACAGCCGCCAGGCACGACGCGCCACCGCTCGCAACGCCGCCGTTCGTAACAACGCCATCTGGCCCGCCAGCGGACAAATCAGTTGAACCTGCGGGCTTGCTACTGCACGCCGCACCCCAAGCCCAACAACATGCTGCGCCGTTGACAGCGCCCCCGGTGCGCAAGCAATGGCAACTAGACCGCAACCTGCCGCGCGAAACCACGGGGGCCGCCCTTGCTCGTTCGCCCAACTGGCAGCCGGACGCGCAACGCGTTGAGACCGCGACACTCATAGCCAGCAACGAACCCGCAACCGGGATGCCTGACAGCGCACCTGCTGAGCCGCCAGCACTGGCGGCAACCAACCTGAACAACGCCCAAACCACCGTGGCGCTCGTTCAAACGCTACCGCCAGCAACGCCGCTGCATACGCCACCCTTGCCGGTTGAAGCGCACCTGCGCAGTAAGGCAATACCGGAAACCATCCAACCAATGCCGCAACCGGACGGTGGTTTCGCTGAAACGCAGGACACGCCAGCCGCCGAACCCAACCACACTGCGGCGCAGGCGCCTGCCGAACCGCTCAACACGCTGCCCAAGCAACATGACCGCCTGCTTGCCGAAAAAGTCACGCTTGCTCAGCCGCCACAAACGCGGTCAACAATAGATTCGCAAGCCAGCCTGCCCACGCTCAGCAGCTTTGACGTACCGCCAGGCAAAATACCCACGCCAGCGCCACGCACTGAAGCTGCCGAACCGCAGCCTACGCAACTGGCCGACGACGCGCTCAGCGCGGCTGATCAAAAGGTAGACGACGCGCCCAGCACTGCCGCGCTGCTGCCAATCAGTCTTCCGCTGCCTCAGATGGTTGTCACGTCAAACGTCGAACAGCCGTCAATCAAGAACTCCGGCAACAATGCCGAAGTCGCGCCCGGCATTGGCCAGCTTGCAGAAACGGGTGACGCGCCCGCCCCGCAACCAATCGAAGCCGCACACAACGCCAGCCCCACTGAGCAGGCTCAAGCGCCCGCCTTCGAGCGCAACGCTGAGTCGCCACTGCCGTCCCGCGAGTCTGAAGCAGTCTTGTTGAAGCCGCTGACATCCGGCGGCCCCGCCCGGCTTGCAACCGCCACCGACGCGCCAAACGACGCGCCAAAGCCAATGCATCAAGCCGCTCAGCCCAACGCCGGCAAGGCGGCAGTCAGACCACCGGAAGCTTTTGACAAGCTCGCGACTGCCCCGGCGCAGCCGCCCGCTTCGGCCTCTACGAATGGCGCGAATGTCGGCAGACAGACGCCGCGTGCAAACGCCAACGTCGTTTTCCTGAGCGAAAAACTGCCTGCGCCCACGGCTCCTCACGAAGAACCGCCAGCCGCGCCGCCCGACCAGTCTGTCTCTTTCGCCACCGTCCACGCTGCGTCTGAACAACTCGCCGTGGTGGTTGAGCCAGCGGTTGAGACAAACGCGCCTAACGTTTCGGCCACGTCCCGGCAGCCTGAAGTTGCGCCGCCAGACAACCCTGCGCCTTACCCCGGTTTCGCTGCTGCCGGTTTGCCGGGCCAGCCAGTCTTCACCTTTGGCCAACCCGCTCAACGCGCGACGCCGCTTGACCAAGCTGCCATCTCGCCAAACCCGGCGATACCGGCTGTGCGCGTCGCCAAACTGATCAACGCTTCACTCCCATCAGCCGCGCGTGATCGGCAACCAGTTGCAGAACCCGTGCACGAAACGACAGCGCAATCAGAGCGCCCGCTGATTCGCTCTGAGCAGACGCCTGAACAGATGCCTGAGCAGACAAACGATGCCAGCAGCGTTGCAACGACAGAAACCCTGAAGACGCCACTCACAGCGAGCCAAGCCGCGCGCACGGTGCTGAACACGGTGCTGAACGATGAAGCCTCGGTTGTGCCGCCCAACACACTGCCGTATGCGGTGCTGGCCAAGCCGCAACCGGAAGCTTTGCTTGTGGAAACGCCACCCACAGCAGCCAACTTGGCGACACCCACGGCAATGCTCACAACTGCTGCGTCACAGGTCGCGGTGATCAACAACGCTTTCGCGGCGGTCACTGAACAAGCCGCGCCCACGGGGTTAGAGTCGCTGCCAGAGTTAGCCGTCGCGCCGCGCGTGCCCCTTGCGCCGCCCGCGTCGGGAATGACAGAAACGCCTGTGCCTGTTGCACCGCCAGCCGCTTCAGTAATTGCCGCAGCGGCTCAGATCGCAGTGGCTGTTGAGGATCAACTGCCAGACGTGCCTGCTCCCCAAGAAACAACCATTCCGACAGTCGCGCCACAGACGTTCGCCGCCACCACGCCGAACGACGTGGCGGCTGAACCAACGCCAGCCTGGCGCGTGGTGAAAGAAGAAGGCGAACGCGTCCAGCGCCTGCCGTTCACGACCACGCTGAGCGCGCGGGCGAGCAGCCCCGGACAACGCACCTTCCAGTTAGTGTTGCAATTGCCTACGACTGCGGCGCCGCAAACGCAGCGCGCCTTCGAGCACGAGTTGTCCAATCCGGTGGCGGCGGCTCAGCGGCCCACGTTGCAGCCCGTCGTGGCAGCGCCAGCCGCGCTGCCAGTGATCAATTCTCCGGACTCGCCTGATACAGAACCAGCCAGCAGCGCGGAAACAGACGCAGACCAACCGCCGATTCAACCCACATCTGAGCTATTGCCCGAGCCGCTGATTGACCCTGCACAAAGCGCGCAAGGGATCAACCCATTGGCGCAGTGCGAGGTCGCGTCCAGGCCGCCCAGGTTCGGCGTGGAGCTGTTGCGCACAACGTTCTCCGCCATTGAACGGCACTTTGCTGCGGCACTTTCGCAGTCACCCGGCGCGCCTGACACGGCCTTCACCGCAGCGCCCCCGCTAATAAGTGCGCCTGCTTCTGCCGAAAGCGCAGGGCCGGTCTTCAATCAACCAGCCATGAATCAACCAGCCATGAATCAACCAGCCACGCCGCGCGAACGCTTACAGCCACAGTCCTTGCTGGCGGATTTGGCCGCGCTTGAAACAGGCACGCCGGCAGTGACTGCACGCGCGGTTGCCACGCACGTTTTCAGCACGCCGGTGGCGACCGAATCCGCCAGCAGCGCGCCCGCGGCAACGGACGAATGGCTGGGCGAGCGCCAAATTCCTGACCCGCCAGTGTCGCCCTTTAACCCCGCAGGTGTCGGGACATTGACACCAATGCTGGCGGCAGCGGCGCCCAGTGCCGCTCCGGCAGTGGCAATGCAGCCTGCCAACACCAGCGTGCCCGTTTATTTTTCGCCGCCCGCCTCCGCCAGTGTCTGGACGACCAACATCGTTGCCGCGCCCGCGCCAGCCCTGCGGATAACAGCGCAACCAGCCGCGCAAAACGCCAGCGCGGCGCGTTGGACGGCGGCGCTCAAGCGCGTTACGGAACCGGCCTCCCGGCCCGCGCCACCTAACGCGAGCGCGGCTGAATTTCCGTTGCGCGGCGTGAGTCCGCCGCTGCCTATCCCCAACCTCGAAATGTTGCAACCTGAAAACTCAAGCGGGCGAAACAGCGCTTCAGATGTGGGTGCGCCCGTCTTGCCGCCGCCGGAAGCCAGCACGGAACCCGCGCCAACACAGCCCTTGGAACGCGTGGCCGCCCCGCCGCCGGGTTTGACAGGCACAACTCCGCTGCCGGGCGCGACGGGCGATTTGGCGCTCCCACGCGTGGCGCTTGAGCATGCGCGGGCCGTTGAACGCCACACACTATCCCAGCCATCGCCGGAACAGGCGGCGCAACCCGTGACGACAACGGCGGCATTTTCCTCTGAGCTTGCGCCAGCGTTGCGGCACGCTGGTTTGAATTCGTCTGTGACTGCCGCGCCAGAGGCCGCGCGCGAAACCATCCGGGAAAACACCGAGGAACCGCCGCGCAACGTCACCGGCGCTCTTGCGCCGTCGGCGTCCGAGCGTGGCACCGCAGTTGCACAGCAGGTGGACATGCGTGACGTCAATGACGGCCACGTGGCTAGGCAACTGGCCGAACCTTTGATTAATGCCAGCGCCGAACTCGCGCCCAATGAGCCGCGCACCATCCGGCTCAAACTGCGGCCCCGCGAATTGGGGCAAGTGGAAATCGAGTTGCGCTGCGATACGGCAGGCCGTTTCAGCGCCCGGCTGACGGTCGAGCGCGAACAGACGACGCAGGTGTTACGCAGCGAACTGGCCCAGTTGCGCGCCACGCTGGAACAGGCCGGCTTGCAGGTCGGGCAGTTGGACATCAACACCAGCCCCGACCAACCGGGACAAGGCTGGCACGCCGGCGGGCAAGACTCACAACACGCTCCCACGCCTCCAGCCCGCATTCCTGAGGCTGAATCTTTTGACTTCGAGCCGGTACCAAACGGTGGCGCAACCAGCGCCGCCGACAGGCTCATCAATTTGCTCGCTTAG
- a CDS encoding HDOD domain-containing protein has product MIQGETHTLPLGDLIQWIALTRRTGGLTMRQGADNPLQLYFVRGEIAAASVAETFLASAEKITAVLCEALNWRSGHYAFCGGPLPPQALFINLQISPERLLVAACAQQQQQQQQQQPAKTPPAQTDDWAETEDYTETFGLADALRLALVDRLLREDFCVPVMPQLAVRVLELTRKKDYSLRELGTLIYTDQAVAARLLRSANSFSFGGEVQVSSLTHAIQRLGETAVVNLVLAASLQRQRLGQDIFAPEQRALSIHSAAAAFVGQTLAGCIGLNAGHGFLCGLLMDFGKTIIYALIQQVRRSQLNPGPLPRPIIESLVRDYHPRVGRVVGEQWKLPVAVIETMAHHHCFLEAAAERPYVALAALADGLTTFALKQPPASRAQVLANLTPARLLTHPAALFLKLNEQGASIVLRDLPYNLERAQNFVND; this is encoded by the coding sequence ATGATCCAAGGTGAAACGCATACCTTGCCGCTCGGCGATTTGATTCAATGGATCGCCCTGACGCGCCGCACCGGCGGCCTGACCATGCGGCAAGGCGCAGACAACCCCTTACAGCTTTACTTTGTGCGCGGCGAGATTGCCGCCGCCTCGGTCGCCGAGACCTTTTTGGCCAGCGCCGAAAAAATTACCGCTGTGCTCTGTGAAGCACTCAACTGGCGTTCGGGCCACTACGCGTTTTGCGGCGGCCCATTGCCGCCCCAGGCGTTGTTTATCAACCTGCAAATCTCGCCTGAGCGTTTGTTGGTGGCGGCTTGCGCACAGCAACAACAGCAACAACAGCAACAACAGCCGGCCAAAACTCCGCCCGCACAAACTGATGATTGGGCTGAAACCGAAGACTACACCGAGACCTTCGGCCTGGCCGACGCCTTGCGCCTGGCGCTGGTTGACCGGTTATTGCGCGAAGATTTCTGTGTGCCGGTGATGCCGCAATTGGCCGTGCGCGTGCTGGAACTGACGCGCAAAAAAGATTACTCGCTGCGCGAACTGGGCACTTTGATCTATACCGATCAGGCGGTCGCCGCGCGGCTCTTGCGCAGCGCCAACTCGTTCAGCTTCGGCGGTGAAGTTCAGGTTTCGTCGCTGACGCACGCCATTCAGCGGCTGGGCGAAACGGCGGTCGTCAACCTGGTGCTCGCCGCGTCGTTGCAACGCCAGCGGCTCGGCCAGGATATTTTTGCCCCCGAACAGCGCGCCTTGAGCATTCATTCCGCCGCCGCCGCCTTTGTCGGCCAAACGCTGGCCGGTTGCATCGGGCTGAATGCCGGGCATGGCTTCCTGTGCGGCCTGCTGATGGATTTCGGCAAAACGATTATTTATGCGCTCATTCAGCAGGTGCGGCGTTCACAACTCAACCCTGGCCCGCTGCCGCGCCCGATTATTGAAAGCCTGGTGCGCGATTATCACCCGCGTGTCGGGCGCGTCGTCGGCGAACAGTGGAAGCTGCCCGTCGCCGTCATCGAGACGATGGCGCATCATCATTGTTTTTTAGAGGCCGCCGCCGAACGGCCTTATGTCGCGCTGGCGGCGCTGGCCGACGGTCTGACCACCTTTGCGCTGAAACAACCACCGGCCAGCCGCGCCCAAGTGCTAGCCAATTTAACGCCCGCGCGCCTGTTGACCCATCCGGCGGCGCTCTTCCTCAAACTCAACGAACAAGGCGCAAGCAT